From one Rosa rugosa chromosome 4, drRosRugo1.1, whole genome shotgun sequence genomic stretch:
- the LOC133744304 gene encoding uncharacterized protein LOC133744304: protein MEHQRDRASSSINCPPLFDGEDYSQWKIMMRAFLYSQDENMWNIVEIGWEHPTMAEDSKKEEVSSARIPKPRKEWTKEEVHDRNCDFKARNSLFTALSKKERMRISHCDTAKQAWDLLQVTYEGNKKVRGQKLQRLVLEFENMSMTEDESIDDFHARLLNVTSQCRSLDDPFEEHRIVKKLLRSLPSKFQAKQIAIEEAQDLDTYTLDELVGNLKTFEMRLKPDKKVKDVAFSSINDKDDIVDDSMDLTLLTKEFKNFLNDKNSFGNTSRNFSDTKRGQEFENRFDKNSKFAKFAQKKSFPDKPKCYECGGIGHFAANCGNRRYNSRGDKALKSTWSDSDEGSQSDSEEVNLALTSSLNIDLSDESDIEVEAFDEETNEKYKQLYNASKIVLKKNFKLKEEIESLRKEKNESELNFDSCLKEWEEERTDLVDKIKVLQGEVKSQDWDKEHDDLINKIKILQVEVKAQSTLNISLTFENEKLQDELSKVRKASTNSL, encoded by the coding sequence ATGGAACATCAACGTGACAGAGCCTCCAGCTCCATTAACTGTCCACCATTATTTGATGGAGAAGATTACTCAcaatggaagattatgatgaGGGCATTTCTCTACTCTCAAGATGAAAATATGTGGAATATAGTAGAAATTGGTTGGGAACATCCAACCATGGCAGAAGACTCCAAGAAAGAAGAAGTGAGTTCTGCAAGAATTCCTAAGCCTAGAAAGGAATGGACAAAGGAGGAGGTTCATGACAGAAATTGTGATTTCAAGGCACGAAATTCATTATTCACAGCTCTATCCAAGAAGGAGAGAATGAGAATCAGCCACTGTGACACTGCCAAACAAGCATGGGATCTTCTCCAAGTCACCTATGAAGGTAATAAAAAGGTTAGAGGGCAGAAACTTCAACGACTAGTTTTGGAATTTGAGAATATGTCAATGACTGAAGATGAATCAATCGACGACTTTCATGCTCGGCTTCTCAATGTGACAAGTCAATGTCGGAGCTTGGATGATCCATTTGAGGAGCACCGAATTGTCAAGAAGCTTCTTAGGTCTCTTCCTTCAAAATTCCAGGCCAAACAGATTGCCATTGAGGAGGCTCAGGATCTAGATACCTACACTCTTGACGAACTGGTGGGAAATCTCAAAACTTTTGAGATGAGACTCAAACCGGATAAAAAGGTAAAAGATGTTGCTTTTTCTTCCATTAATGATAAAGATGATATTGTTGATGATTCTATGGATTTAACTTTGTTGACAAAAGAGTTTAAAAATTTTCTGAATGATAAAAACTCATTTGGAAACACCTCAAGAAACTTTTCTGACACAAAGAGAGGTCAAGAATTTGAGAATCGTTTTGATAAAAATTCAAAGTTTGCCAAATTTGCTCAAAAGAAAAGTTTTCCTGACAAACCTAAATGCTATGAAtgtggtggaattggacatTTTGCTGCTAACTGTGGTAACAGGAGATATAATTCACGTGGCGACAAAGCTTTAAAATCCACAtggagtgatagtgatgaaggATCTCAATCGGATTctgaagaggtaaatcttgctcttacttcttCCCTTAATATTGATTTATCCGATGAGTCTGATATTGAAGTTGAAGCTTTTGATGAGGAGACGAATGAAAAGTATAAGCAATTGTACAATGCTTCAAAAATTGTTCTTaagaaaaatttcaaacttaaGGAAGAAATTGAGtcattaagaaaagaaaaaaatgaatctGAGCTaaattttgattcttgcttgAAAGAATGGGAAGAAGAGCGTACTGACCTTGttgataagattaaagttttgcagggtGAGGTCAAGTCTCAAGATTGGGACAAGGAACATGATGATCTTATTAACAAGATCAAAATCTTGCAGGTTGAAGTTAAGGCTCAGTCTACTCTAAATATTTCACTAacatttgaaaatgaaaaattgcaGGATGAGCTATCTAAAGTCAGGAAAGCTTCAACAAATTCTCTATAG